attattttggtattaCTAGATTACATCTTCAGagaagcataattaaaaaaaaatacaatttttaaagttcgtTCTGTTAAacttatgttaataaatttcaaataaagatattttttgaaattcaaataaatatttagttgcaCTAAATTTTGACTCAGTAACTCGAATCGATTGCTAAATCCATATGGTTTTTACGAGGACAAGTTTTATTTCGATTTAGAGTGACTCTTTTTCCTTAGATTTTTCCTACGTTTCTTTTTCCCGTCAGTCTTCAtctaaatgtagtttttttttttgtgaaatgtcTTACAGAATATTTCTAACAgagaaataattgaaagattTGTATTATAACATGATATGCAGAAAATTACTAACAgagaaataattgaaagattGTATTATATTAAGTTATGCAGAATATTACTAACACAGAAATAATTGAGAGATTAGAAATGATCATATTCTTGATCGCTTCtcgaaacataatttttatgagcATCCACATAGTTTATTGATTTCTCGAAAGTATACGACATCATGGACTTTAGCAACAACTAAAATAGTAAGACTagataaaattgtaagaaacaTTTGTGAAAATAGGTCTTACGAAACGATTTCTGTTccataattgaaatatttgatgtggttcagtttaaaaaaaaacaaaatctgtaCATCACAAgacaacttttaaaagttaaatatttttcttcaaagatacaaataacttctaaatttcCCTCTCACCTAAATACAATGggtgttaaaaaaatgattttcgtaGTAAAGAACGTAAATTGTTTTCTACAATCAATGACTTCTTGGTCTGTATATGTTTCGGCATTTCTTCGCGAAAGAATCATAAACCATTTTGTCTGGGCATTTATCtgtttcaaaactgaaaagcctAACAAAGAAGTCCCCTAAGGGCAATAACAGGATACTCATCGTCCAACGCGCAAACCATGTCATCCATATTCTCATAGTTGCAAATGGCGCAATGTGGATTTCGGTAATACGCGTAACTGTTATCTATTCGAATTCTAGTCAGAGCCATATACGCCCCGcacttcttttttacatttgcaTTTGGATAACTCGACGCACATTCTGAAACTATTCCAAAACCGTAACAATATGGCAAAATGTCTTCTAATCCTTCCGGTATTGAAGTCCACAGACTGACATGGGAGTTGTCATCCAAGACCCATGCCCGGGAATCATACACGTAATCACGCAGGATCGGTATTGAATCtgatttgtttactttttctaaatcacCTCCAAAGGCAACATCCCATGGTATTAGTCGCTCTTTACCTGAGTTTTCATTGCAAGCGAAGCAGTAGTAGTTCTGATAAGTGATACCTGTCAGAGGATCAGTGACAGGTGTAGCCAAGAAAGGATCAGAATTAATTTCTGCTAAAGCTGAGTAGCTGCAGAGTTCTTTCATGGTTTCGGAATGCCGCAAATCAGGATTGCAACTCCTAATAAAGGGGTACAGAAATTTGCGATTATGGCTTATCACTCTGCATTCAAGGTTCTTCTGAttttttcgcttaaattttcgtttgtatTTCGAATCTGCGCAGCACGTGCCATGAAGACCGCAAGTCTTTTCACAGTTGCAGTTGTATTTCCAGGCTTCGTTTGATCTGGGAACTCTACAAGAATCCAAACCATTGCATGTTGCATCCACATCTCTGATATCCTGATATACTACATCAGTCCTCTGCATCCAGCAGAGTTTTGTACTTGTCCAAAGCAGTAGCACAAATGTTGGTAATGATTTCCTTTGAATCTGCATGGTTGGTTTTacctaaaaaataagaattattaatagtttaaaattattgcattaaagTAAGACCGGGGCACAAGATTACAATACAACAAGTGTGCAGTAGTTGCCCTCCAACTCAAAGCTACCtcttaaaagaattgaatttttcatgTCTTTTAAAGGGggataaaataaaacgttttccCTGAACTTCATATGAGGTAATAGTTCATTTGAGGTTAATTCATCGAGGTAAAATGCCTCTTTCCTATTTACACTAGCGTGGTATTCTCTATACACTGTTTTATGTGGTAAAGTACAATTCTTCGTTATGTTTGTTATGCagaaatgtttcttattttaattgtgtGTGTATGAGATTCATTTCCACATCCgggcaaaaaataataaaatacaaaaaacttattcaaataacaacataaaatttaaaaaaaaaacaatgctaaCCATGACAAGCTCAAAacgttgaaatattttaaaatacattttgttattagaaaattatttaaattttcgatgtaatgtaaaataaaacaataaataaacaatgcaaataggaaaataaaatttaaaaaaaaaacaatgcaaacCGTGACAAACTCAAAAcgttgaaagatttttaaatgcatttgttattagaaaattatttaaattttcgaattttaaattctgtaattCTATTCAACCTTTCTTTTCCTGCAAATGATGTGGAAAAATTGTGagataattaaggaaaaaaactgaatgGAGAAAGCTGCTTGCTTGTTGTTATGTATTCTTACGGCCAAGGGACAAAATTCTTGaacattttgtgatttttcatttatgtagaaaaaaaaattcaaactttaaaactgCAAGATGAATTCGTAATGCTTGTTGAATTGTcttataaaattaaggaaacaaTAGATTCAAACAAGACATCATAacagagatttaaaataatcgGCATTAGCTTCACTACACTTTTGCCATTGACTGTAAACAGCAAATATTGAGACTGTACATAAACTCTTCTGTCGGTATTGCTTAAAATACTGTAATCACGTGTATACGCTAACTTAGGGTATATCTTTCTGTTTAATTCTAAAGCACTTAAACTTCCAAAGAACACACTTTCACTAACACTTCACTCATTTTCatagtcacttttaaaaatttgaattgtccTTCATGCTTTGTTCTTTTTTGATTCTCATACTTGAGGTGTTCaattatgaaaagattttttttcattattacggCACACtgtagtgaaaataattttgaagatataaaaaattcgtGATGAAGGTTTTATAATTGAAGAAGTTGGATTTGATTGGTGGAAGGCAGTATTAGTAGAATATTTATCCTCAAGATTATGATAAACCCTAGTTGAAGAATCAAGTTATGATAAATaatagaaagattttatttttggaataggaatcttcatttttatgtacaatgtggaaaataaaaaaaaaacagacctccctgaataacttttcacCTAATGGTCAAATCTTCTCTTTCTGGGACGCAATCTTTTTGATTTAAGGGGGTGACCTCTGCCTATTAATTAGAGAAGCCAATAAAATTACGAAAGCAGacacaaaacgtactttctcaaaataaacatacctttatttagatggattcggatttctgacccctaaaatatagggggtatcGCGGAAATATGGTCCTTGTAGTATGGCCTGGAGGGTGGTCCTAAGTTTAGATCCCTTAATGCTAACTTTACCTTTTGCGTATTTTATCTtaccttgaaaatattttaagcgcaaattttataaaatcaattataaaatttatttatccaaagataattctatgaaaaataacttttattaaatatttattattttttattattttatttaataatagtcgaaacgtttttaaattgtaaaaagaaattttttacatcattttaaattgatggAATTTTCCACTGCAAAATACGAAAGTCGGGAGAAGCCcgttgaatttttcttaaaaaatcaaattttaagtgtctgccttttttaaaatttgatcaagCTTTAAGTATctgccttttttaaaacttgatttttcagaaactaatcaaccgatttcgctcaaattttatattctgccgtgtaaatttacattctttaaagtgatgtaaaaaattttattctttacaattcaaaattattaaataaagtcataaaaagtagcaaatatttaataaaagttatttttttgcatgaaattatgtttgaataaacaaattttataagtgtgtggaaagatttttcaattcgcttaaaatgttttcgaataatggcaaaatactcaaaaagttaaaaaaaagtacgtaTTTGTCTTCTGATttagtaactaaaaatatcgtccgtactaattagtatatttgaggtaacCTTTCCGAATCATTAGGAATgcgtcctagaacgtgaagatccgttcattagatcaaaagttattatgggtggtcctttttttattttactttctatacacttaaattattaaatataataaattttgaaaatggtgaGGAGGATTTGGTTGCTGGGCTTAGCTTCCTCACGatattttataagtagtttgcgcagactatttaaaaaatgaaccagTTGTGCACACTGAactcaaattctattttaaaagttattgtgaGAAATTTACCATACATATTTGACAATTGGGGGGGTAATCTGTAGTGGCTgacaagtaatttaaaacaaaccaataatattcattaatttaacaaatttttacacattgctaccactttcttatttatactagatttttattcaatggCTCTTTCGTAACAAGTTGGCCATCATAGTGGTCTTATGAGACTAACCATACGAAaacgtgtggaggctttcagttataggaggcgttgctACTACCCTGTATTCCctaaactataattttcttaagtgtAAAGGGTAGTTTTTCCATTGacagtgataaatattttcgagtagCAGTCTTATAATAtgtatatcattttttatttactaaattccaTTTATAGGGTATTTACATACCACTACATCGAAACAATTCAAACTCTTTTGTGCTACGCCACGTTATTACAGTTTAGAGGTATTAAGCCTCTTAAAAAGTCTGCAAAAGTTACCGAAAATCAGCAAATTTTAGTTcgtaattttttagctttttgtttcaaaaatattttatcgattCTGAAATTGTTgacaattttgcataatttttttcaattttgaaggcTATTTTAaggtattgtatttttaattgtgtataATTAATGGCAATTGAATTAGCcagtttaaataatgttttattttcatgaaaaataattcattgaattaaaaaaacatattcttcTTTGGTCATCAACTTAGtagtattaaaaagaaagaggTGAAAGATACCGTAGAAATAGTATTGCGGTGTTTCCTCCACTGTGAATTACAGCCACCAAATCGTGCTATGATATTTGTCTAAAGTACAATTTGTCATTGTAAAGAATGACTAAggaatataataattcttatatttcatacattgccTAAAAACACCAGGCATATTGTTTATtgctttcaatatatattttagtatgaCCCAGCGTGCAAAGTTTTGAGCATTTCgtacaattttatcatttaaaaaatatattttttaggaaaagtgTGATATGTTTGCATACCTTTGCAAAGCTATTGTATGTGTaagaatagaattaaatttaccCAAGtagattaaagtttttaaattaaattaagaaattatctgaaatttaagaaattctgtTCAAGAAATCTTGTGAAAAGTGTTTTGgcttataagtattttattatttgagacTACTAGATTTTACCAAAGTGTGAAGTAATAGACTATAAAAATGTTCTacaatatgctaaaaataatttaaaaattaaagttaagcaTAGTtacgtaataattaaaaataaagcaaaaaatttatgaaatttaatttttgaaatcttttatgTCATTAATGTGTTTGTTTTCTTCAAGGCCACatatttctacataaaaatCACCTTTTTGCCATTACTTACAGTTCGGATCTTAGAAGaatatgtattcaaaattaaatatataaaaaaaataaacgcatttttaaaatatattttaacaaaccattttttaaaaaatcatcgttctatttcaatttaatataaatgaaggagttatttaaattgtgaattAATTCCACTAGTTCGAAAATTTAGCTAGCTTACCTGCAGAGTTgcaatacgtaaaaaaaataatacaaaaagacAGTTTATTATCTCAGAAAAAACCAggcctttttaaaaaacaaaattttacttcatattttcattttcaagagaTAATAAATTGGCACATTAAAATAACGCTGATAATCATacacatagctgccaactcttccggttttcccggaagattttaattttgtattttatgtggTACCGAAATTCCTGttatttcactaaactttttgaattataataataattttaaataagtttgaccaccactacatataaataattacaacaaatgtATAAAAGCATACTAAATATTTACGACAACGAATTTTAACctagtcaaaatataaatatagatctgagtaagattgtttttcggtaattgttttactaccacttggaaaattcATTCTCAGGAAGAGTGAAAGTTGACAGGTATGCATACATAAACTGACATCTAACTCAgtgaatttacattttttaaataagtaacttAAGTCTTTTGCGAAAAGTTTTCTGACGAATGAGATGCTTtacttcctttttaattttctgcttagttttttatacttatattttgaaaaaaaatagaattccgCTTCATGCGTCTTCTTTCATATCTTACgttagagataaaaaaaaataggatttttttttcaaggatcgtaatatattttctgatattttggGGAAAATGTTAAATCGTGTAATAAAAgtgcacaatatttttaattaaattatgcatctaaaaatattatatttaaaatctaactttTGATAAAGACtaagtgaaatattaatttaaaaaataattaaatttatttcaattattttgaagcTGCTCAAATGCAAGTGCTACCTAAAATGCAAATGCCACTCAAATGCAAAGGCTACCTTTTTCTTACATTGCAGTTGCTATGTTGCATACCttgagcaaaataataaaatcagttCTATAATAACTCTAtgtaaacaatctttttttagcTACAAATGTTATGGaagattttacatagcaaaactGTTGGTACAGTTTGAAAGATAATGCTTGAAACTATTGCAATGTTATTTTCATACCCACGCAAAATTTACATCTACCAAATTGAGCGATAAAACTTAAAacctttttcctttttttataccACTAGAAGAACAAAAgtattcttatataaatatgtattaaaataatttatttcgaataatCTAGCTAATTCCTGTAACTAAAGTGTAGAGAGCAAAATGGCAGGAGTGGTAATTACCAGGAGGGCCGGGTCTCTACTTTAACAGAGCCACACTTACTTACACACATTCTTTTAACTCGTCCCACCTTTGTATGTATTCccaaactttaaatattcattggTGTTTGCTTTCTCGTTGTACTTTAATCCCTTGGGGACggatgattcagaaaagtattcgTACAACATCAGAATCAAGttataatcaaatataaacGGTAAATGTGGTAGTTGCTAATTTGAcggacttactttgcttttactttaattattgctagtttaatcatatatataatcaatgttaacacaaaatataattaaatacttttattttgaacatagtaatagtgaattaaataaatcaaacaattgtaACTCTGCCCACAattaaactgctaaagaattactttgatcaccagttttatctttttaccctgattgatacggttttatgctggcacgaaTTTGTGGCAGTCGGCGTGAAAgggttaattttaccttttttcatgcacttttttattacttgtatttttgttattacCTTATAATGGCAgagtgccatttttttttctctcgcgAACTCCATTTGTCTctccaaactttatttttgtcatgtatGTTTCTTCGTCTAATTTCAGGATGcatgggaaaagggccgtaaggcctcaatcgcccagttccactacaacgaacgaatGATTTCGAAATTGCGgttaaaacaagcaaaatactaaaaacttCCCCTCCTTATTTTTTATCGATACGAAAATGGCATGATTAAAATTAGAACaccatttctaaaagtttcaagCATGGTCTTTCAAACTATGCAAACcgttttgccatgtaaaatctttcaatatatttgcttttaaatgaaacattgttTACGTAGAGTTCTTAAAGGAGTGTTCTCATAATTTTGTCAAACTCCGTATCTCTCGATTCATAGTTTAAAGATCAGATTTACTTATCTTCAAAATTCCACGCTTATTTCTCCGAAACTACAGTTCTTTTTCCCTGTCTTTCAAAAACAGTGGGTTGTTTTTGCAGCATTTCTTCCCTGTCTCATTCAAACACCtcatttctaactttttatgaattttttattttaaatcttcagACGTTTATTAAAGTTATCACTTATCTAATCACCGTCACCTTTTTTCTGCAGCCAAGAAAAAGACACTCCATATCGGACATTAATATCCAAAACAACATTTACATTTTCCGGAAAGAGTTTCCTTTAGCAGTCGTTAAATAAGAATTGAATTGGCTAATGTAAGTAGAGTTATTTCACTTAAtaatactattatatttaacattatatgATACTTAACATAACCTCCCTTTTTCGGTGTTCTGTAAATTTCTCCtcgttttctctacattttgaacttatatataaggaaatcttagtaattgcaattggtttattaaataaatagcgCGATTCTCAAAAGAGCAAAGGAAAtatgtcttacttttaattaatgcatgcttgaaccaaaaatagattaaaggacatgatgtgaatttaaaagtgtgagaaagtgcttccattagaataataaattaagaaaaggatttacagaaagagaatatatatatatatatatatatatatagcaaagaaaattttaataaacctgTTNaaaaattatatatatatatatatatatatatatatataaattattctcGCTTTATGGTAGTGAAAAACattatagattaaatttattaattatcaatctTTTGgcaaacgaagaaaaaaaaatactcacatTACCCATTGACAGAGTAGACACTTTccatacaaatttgaaaattggtaGAAAAAGATCGAGGAAGCAAAATGGTTAAACTAATTACCATTGGCTAAAAGTAATTTCTAATgcagcagagatgccaactgctccgggcacgccaaaataattaataaaacggtaaatagttattaagtatattttgcaaacagttaactatttttgcttgctttttaagagGTATGGCATGGTGTAAGTCTAcgaaagtggtgaattatatatgcctacgaattatttagaaatagtggaggataaaaatctactaaattgaatttattaaaccaagaatcacaattgataaactaccactttaaaatgtatatttgctgtccggagcaagttggcatctctgatacAGTCTGAAACTAATGCCTAAAGAATTTACCATAACCTTAACAAGCTAATGCtaccagtttttaaaattttccagacTGTATATCCACCATGTTTAGGAAACTATATCTCACAATGAGTAACAGAGATggagataatttaaataagacttttatttattattctaaaatgaaataacaataatacTGTATATACCTCACCTTCCAATAAAGCTAAAATGCCAGAACTTCCGTtgtaataattgatatttacgTAATTGAGCAATACGTACGacgtaaaaaattatcaagcatcCTCTTCACAGAATATTCCAACGCATGCGTGAAGATTCAAAACTATGCAGGGATTGTCAGTATGAATAAGAAA
The Parasteatoda tepidariorum isolate YZ-2023 chromosome 9, CAS_Ptep_4.0, whole genome shotgun sequence genome window above contains:
- the LOC110282960 gene encoding uncharacterized protein — encoded protein: MQIQRKSLPTFVLLLWTSTKLCWMQRTDVVYQDIRDVDATCNGLDSCRVPRSNEAWKYNCNCEKTCGLHGTCCADSKYKRKFKRKNQKNLECRVISHNRKFLYPFIRSCNPDLRHSETMKELCSYSALAEINSDPFLATPVTDPLTGITYQNYYCFACNENSGKERLIPWDVAFGGDLEKVNKSDSIPILRDYVYDSRAWVLDDNSHVSLWTSIPEGLEDILPYCYGFGIVSECASSYPNANVKKKCGAYMALTRIRIDNSYAYYRNPHCAICNYENMDDMVCALDDEYPVIALRGLLC